One genomic window of Paraburkholderia acidiphila includes the following:
- a CDS encoding glutamine--tRNA ligase/YqeY domain fusion protein, producing MNTERKDADRTDAPAASNFIRNIIDDDNQSGKWAQRVETRFPPEPNGYLHIGHAKSICLNFGVAKSYGGVCHLRFDDTNPEKEDVEYVNSIIDAVEWLGFEWKKADKEYLFYASDYYDKLYEFAELLIQRGKAYVDSQSPEEMRANRGSATEAGKNSPFRDRSVDENLDLFRRMKAGEFEEGAHVLRAKIDMASPNFNMRDPVIYRIRFAHHYRTGDKWCVYPMYDYTHCISDALENITHSLCTLEFEDHRPLYDWVLGELADAGVFTRPLPQQIEFSRLNLTYAITSKRKLLQLVTEKHVDGWDDPRMPTIVGVRRRGFTPESIQLFCERIGVTKVDSWIDMSVFEGALRDDLDDKAPRATAVLDPLKLVIDNYPEGQSEACSAPVHPHHPERGNRAFSFSRELWIEREDFQETPPKGYFRLFPGNKVRLKYGFVVECTGAEKDAGGNIIAVHCNYFPDSKSGTEGASNYKVKGTIHWLSADNAVPAEVRLYDRLFREEQPDAGGRDFLEALNPDSKRVVQAFVEPGARDAAPEDRYQFERHGYFVADRYDSKPGAPVFNRIVGLRDSWGK from the coding sequence ATGAATACCGAACGTAAAGACGCCGACCGCACGGACGCGCCTGCGGCATCCAATTTCATCCGCAACATCATCGACGACGACAACCAGTCGGGCAAGTGGGCACAGCGCGTCGAAACGCGCTTCCCGCCGGAGCCGAACGGCTATCTGCATATCGGCCACGCGAAGAGCATCTGCCTGAACTTCGGCGTGGCGAAAAGCTACGGCGGCGTGTGCCACCTGCGCTTCGACGACACGAACCCGGAGAAGGAAGACGTCGAGTACGTCAACTCGATCATCGACGCCGTGGAGTGGCTCGGCTTCGAGTGGAAGAAGGCCGACAAGGAATACCTCTTCTACGCGAGCGACTACTACGACAAGCTCTACGAGTTCGCCGAACTGCTGATCCAGCGCGGCAAGGCGTATGTCGACAGCCAGTCGCCCGAAGAGATGCGCGCGAACCGCGGCTCGGCCACGGAGGCCGGCAAGAACTCGCCGTTCCGCGATCGCTCCGTCGACGAAAACCTCGACCTGTTCCGCCGCATGAAGGCCGGTGAATTCGAGGAAGGCGCGCACGTGCTGCGCGCGAAGATCGACATGGCGTCGCCGAACTTCAACATGCGCGACCCGGTCATCTACCGCATCCGCTTCGCGCATCACTACCGCACCGGCGACAAGTGGTGCGTGTACCCGATGTACGACTACACGCACTGCATCTCGGACGCACTGGAAAACATCACGCATTCGCTGTGCACGCTCGAGTTCGAAGACCATCGCCCGCTGTACGACTGGGTGCTGGGCGAACTGGCCGACGCCGGCGTGTTCACGCGCCCGCTGCCGCAGCAAATCGAGTTTTCGCGTCTGAACCTCACGTACGCGATCACGAGCAAGCGCAAGCTGCTGCAACTCGTGACCGAAAAACACGTGGACGGCTGGGACGATCCGCGCATGCCGACCATCGTTGGTGTGCGCCGCCGCGGCTTCACGCCGGAAAGCATCCAGCTTTTCTGCGAGCGCATCGGCGTGACGAAGGTCGATTCGTGGATCGACATGAGCGTGTTCGAAGGCGCGCTGCGCGACGACCTCGACGACAAGGCGCCGCGTGCGACCGCCGTGCTCGACCCGCTCAAGCTCGTGATCGACAACTACCCCGAAGGCCAGTCCGAGGCATGCAGCGCGCCGGTGCATCCGCATCATCCGGAGCGCGGCAATCGCGCGTTCTCGTTTTCGCGCGAACTGTGGATCGAGCGCGAGGACTTCCAGGAAACGCCGCCGAAGGGCTATTTCCGCCTGTTCCCGGGTAACAAGGTGCGGCTGAAGTACGGCTTCGTCGTCGAATGCACGGGCGCCGAGAAGGACGCCGGCGGCAACATCATTGCCGTGCACTGCAACTACTTCCCCGACAGCAAATCGGGCACCGAAGGCGCGAGCAACTACAAGGTCAAGGGCACGATCCACTGGCTCAGCGCCGACAACGCCGTGCCGGCCGAAGTGCGCCTCTATGACCGCCTGTTCCGCGAAGAGCAGCCCGACGCGGGCGGCCGCGACTTCCTCGAAGCGCTGAATCCGGACTCGAAGCGCGTAGTCCAGGCGTTTGTCGAACCGGGCGCGCGCGACGCCGCGCCCGAAGACCGCTATCAGTTCGAGCGCCATGGCTACTTCGTCGCCGACCGCTACGATTCGAAGCCGGGTGCGCCGGTGTTCAATCGCATCGTTGGTCTGCGCGACAGCTGGGGCAAGTAA
- a CDS encoding RBBP9/YdeN family alpha/beta hydrolase — translation MNSGPGHWQTRWEAAHAGFERVRMPDWMHPDCEAWCAALEAAVQRAPAGVRLAAHSLGCLTVAHWAVHHASAATREKVAGALLVALPDPHGPEFPRDARGFDPVPLAALPFASVVVASSDDPYGGVAFSERCAQAWDSRWVEIGARGHINAESGLVDWPQGYEWLMSAGKQGG, via the coding sequence ATGAACTCGGGGCCGGGGCACTGGCAAACGCGCTGGGAGGCCGCGCACGCGGGCTTCGAGCGGGTGCGGATGCCCGACTGGATGCATCCGGACTGCGAGGCGTGGTGCGCGGCGCTCGAGGCCGCCGTGCAACGCGCGCCTGCTGGCGTGCGCCTCGCCGCCCATAGCCTGGGCTGCCTGACCGTGGCGCACTGGGCCGTGCATCACGCGAGCGCCGCGACCCGCGAGAAGGTGGCCGGCGCGCTGCTGGTGGCGCTACCCGATCCGCACGGTCCCGAATTTCCGCGCGACGCGCGGGGCTTCGATCCGGTTCCGCTGGCGGCGCTGCCGTTTGCGAGCGTCGTGGTCGCGAGCAGCGACGATCCGTATGGCGGCGTGGCGTTTTCCGAGCGCTGCGCGCAGGCGTGGGACAGCCGCTGGGTCGAGATCGGCGCGCGCGGCCATATCAACGCGGAAAGCGGGCTCGTTGACTGGCCGCAGGGGTACGAGTGGCTGATGTCGGCGGGGAAACAGGGCGGCTAA
- a CDS encoding CaiB/BaiF CoA transferase family protein: MGALSHIRVLDLTRVLAGPWCAQTLADFGADVIKVERPGAGDDTRHWGPPYLKTPDGADTAEAAYYLAANRNKRSVTVDIATPEGQRIVRELAAQSDVVLENYKAGQLKKYGLDYESLREVKPDLIYCSVTGFGQTGPYASRAGYDFIVQGMGGFMSITGERDALPGGGPQKAGVAIADLMTGMYSTIAVLTALAHRDRTGVGQYIDMALLDVQVAMLANMNSNYLASGNPPARWGNAHPNIVPYQAFQTSDSWIILAVGNDGQFRKFVEVAGQPELADDERFATNPARVRHRDTLVPIVAGLIRARTKADWIGALEAAGVPCGPINNLAEVFENEQVIARGLQVDVPHPSGGTARLVGNPIRMSETPPRVTSHPPTLGEHTDAVLREVLGYGDEQVAALRGKGVV; this comes from the coding sequence ATGGGCGCTCTCAGCCATATCCGCGTACTCGATCTCACCCGCGTCCTCGCCGGACCGTGGTGCGCACAGACCCTCGCCGACTTCGGTGCCGACGTGATCAAGGTGGAACGCCCCGGCGCCGGCGACGACACGCGCCATTGGGGGCCTCCGTACCTGAAAACGCCCGACGGCGCGGACACCGCCGAGGCTGCCTACTACCTCGCCGCGAACCGCAACAAGCGCTCGGTCACGGTGGACATCGCCACGCCCGAGGGGCAGCGCATCGTGCGCGAGCTGGCTGCGCAAAGCGATGTCGTGCTGGAAAACTACAAGGCTGGCCAGTTGAAGAAATACGGGCTCGACTACGAGTCGCTGCGCGAAGTGAAGCCCGACCTCATCTACTGCTCGGTCACCGGCTTCGGCCAGACGGGGCCCTACGCCTCGCGTGCGGGTTACGACTTCATCGTGCAGGGCATGGGCGGCTTCATGAGCATCACCGGCGAGCGCGATGCGTTGCCGGGCGGCGGTCCGCAAAAGGCCGGCGTCGCGATCGCCGACCTCATGACCGGGATGTATTCGACCATCGCCGTGCTCACGGCGCTCGCACACCGTGACCGCACGGGCGTGGGCCAGTACATCGACATGGCGCTGCTCGACGTCCAGGTGGCCATGCTCGCGAACATGAACTCGAACTACCTCGCAAGCGGCAATCCGCCCGCGCGCTGGGGCAACGCGCATCCCAACATCGTGCCCTATCAGGCGTTCCAGACGAGCGACAGCTGGATCATCCTCGCGGTGGGCAACGACGGGCAGTTCCGCAAGTTCGTCGAAGTGGCGGGCCAGCCCGAACTCGCCGACGACGAGCGCTTCGCGACCAACCCGGCGCGCGTGCGCCATCGCGACACGCTCGTGCCGATCGTCGCCGGGTTGATCCGCGCACGCACGAAAGCCGACTGGATCGGCGCGCTCGAAGCCGCGGGCGTGCCGTGCGGGCCGATCAACAACCTCGCGGAAGTGTTCGAAAACGAGCAGGTGATCGCGCGCGGACTGCAGGTGGATGTGCCGCATCCTTCGGGCGGCACGGCGCGGCTCGTGGGCAACCCCATCCGCATGAGCGAGACGCCGCCGCGCGTGACGAGCCATCCGCCCACGCTCGGCGAGCATACCGATGCGGTGCTGCGCGAGGTGCTCGGCTACGGCGACGAGCAGGTGGCGGCGCTGCGGGGCAAGGGCGTGGTGTGA